One stretch of Paramormyrops kingsleyae isolate MSU_618 chromosome 4, PKINGS_0.4, whole genome shotgun sequence DNA includes these proteins:
- the psme2 gene encoding proteasome activator complex subunit 2 isoform X1, which yields MSKTAVLKITKANAITVENFMRSICTQAEDLFSNRIPVKITQLDKMLKEPDFCITDLAALHAPLEIPIPDPPTPEEEEMETDKNEEDEKKKKKAPKCGYIPGNEKMMKLLDKVKPEIRDLKETCILVTCWIQHLIPKIEDGNDFGVAVQEKILERIVAIKTKLEGFQTNINKYFTERGDGVGKASKETHVMDYRSLVHEKDEALYSEIRVMLLDVRGYYAELYDIISKNLDKVTNPKGEEKPSMY from the exons ATGTCAAAAACCGCCGTTTTAAAAATAACGAAGGCAAATGCCATCACG GTGGAAAACTTCATGCGGTCCATATGCACACAG GCAGAGGACCTGTTTTCAAATCGCATTCCTGTGAAGATCACACAGCTGGACAAAATGCTCAAG GAGCCTGACTTCTGTATCACTGACCTCGCTGCTCTCCACGCTCCTCTGGAAATTCCTATCCCTGACCCCCCCACACCAGAGGAGGAG GAAATGGAAACTGATAAGAATGAGGAggatgagaagaagaagaaaaaag CACCAAAGTGCGGCTACATCCCAGGCAACGAGAAAATGATGAAGCTGCTGGACAAGGTGAAGCCTGAGATCCGGGACCTGAAGGAGACCTGCATCCTG GTCACCTGCTGGATCCAGCACCTCATTCCCAAGATCGAAGACGGCAACGATTTCGGTGTCGCGGTCCAG GAAAAAATTCTGGAAAGAATTGTGGCAATAAAGACAAAGCTGGAGGGATTTCAGACCAACATCAACAA GTATTTTACAGAACGAGGCGATGGTGTAGGCAAAGCTTCCAAAGAAACGCATGTG ATGGATTACCGCTCACTGGTCCATGAGAAAGACGAAGCCCTGTACTCGGAGATCAGAGTCATGCTCCTGGATGTCCGTGGATACTAT GCGGAACTCTATGACATCATCAGCAAAAATCTGGACAAAGTGACCAATCCCAAAGGAGAGGAGAAGCCTTCCATGTATTAA
- the psme2 gene encoding proteasome activator complex subunit 2 isoform X2, giving the protein MRSICTQAEDLFSNRIPVKITQLDKMLKEPDFCITDLAALHAPLEIPIPDPPTPEEEEMETDKNEEDEKKKKKAPKCGYIPGNEKMMKLLDKVKPEIRDLKETCILVTCWIQHLIPKIEDGNDFGVAVQEKILERIVAIKTKLEGFQTNINKYFTERGDGVGKASKETHVMDYRSLVHEKDEALYSEIRVMLLDVRGYYAELYDIISKNLDKVTNPKGEEKPSMY; this is encoded by the exons ATGCGGTCCATATGCACACAG GCAGAGGACCTGTTTTCAAATCGCATTCCTGTGAAGATCACACAGCTGGACAAAATGCTCAAG GAGCCTGACTTCTGTATCACTGACCTCGCTGCTCTCCACGCTCCTCTGGAAATTCCTATCCCTGACCCCCCCACACCAGAGGAGGAG GAAATGGAAACTGATAAGAATGAGGAggatgagaagaagaagaaaaaag CACCAAAGTGCGGCTACATCCCAGGCAACGAGAAAATGATGAAGCTGCTGGACAAGGTGAAGCCTGAGATCCGGGACCTGAAGGAGACCTGCATCCTG GTCACCTGCTGGATCCAGCACCTCATTCCCAAGATCGAAGACGGCAACGATTTCGGTGTCGCGGTCCAG GAAAAAATTCTGGAAAGAATTGTGGCAATAAAGACAAAGCTGGAGGGATTTCAGACCAACATCAACAA GTATTTTACAGAACGAGGCGATGGTGTAGGCAAAGCTTCCAAAGAAACGCATGTG ATGGATTACCGCTCACTGGTCCATGAGAAAGACGAAGCCCTGTACTCGGAGATCAGAGTCATGCTCCTGGATGTCCGTGGATACTAT GCGGAACTCTATGACATCATCAGCAAAAATCTGGACAAAGTGACCAATCCCAAAGGAGAGGAGAAGCCTTCCATGTATTAA